A region of bacterium BMS3Abin14 DNA encodes the following proteins:
- a CDS encoding camphor resistance protein CrcB, whose amino-acid sequence MRILLLSIISVLFISLPAVADNGLISLKSSHNVQATADRLEKTLKIKGMTVFARINHAEAARKVGITLRPTELIIFGNPKVGSPLMQCGQSIAIDLPQKALIWKDEAGQVWVSYNDPKYLAKRHHIKGCNEVIKKIGNALGNFAGAAAQ is encoded by the coding sequence ATGCGTATTTTGCTGCTGAGTATAATATCTGTTCTTTTTATCTCCTTGCCGGCTGTCGCCGATAATGGCCTTATCAGTTTAAAGAGCTCTCACAACGTACAGGCTACAGCGGATCGCCTTGAAAAGACCCTGAAAATAAAAGGCATGACGGTGTTTGCGAGGATCAATCATGCAGAGGCGGCGCGAAAGGTCGGGATAACGCTGCGCCCAACCGAATTGATCATCTTCGGCAATCCCAAGGTTGGCTCGCCGCTGATGCAATGTGGCCAGAGCATTGCCATCGACCTTCCCCAGAAAGCGTTAATCTGGAAAGATGAAGCGGGCCAGGTGTGGGTGTCCTATAACGATCCGAAGTATCTGGCGAAGCGCCACCATATCAAGGGGTGTAATGAGGTCATAAAGAAAATAGGGAATGCCCTTGGTAATTTTGCCGGGGCTGCTGCACAGTAG